ATAAAATCAGTTTGACATTCGCATGTTTGTTGATTTCTACTGCAAACTATCAACAAAGCTCACATTGTTCCACCAATTATTTTTTAGCACTGCAATTTGCAGCCATCGTTTAGAAACATTTGAAGATCAATCACAACCCTTGAACGCAGCAATGGAATCGCAATATTGTCGAGTTTGTCTGACGGCAGTTGGTGTTGTCTGTAGTGTTCGTGAACCGGCTAACAAAACATTGTCGCTTTTGGACGTGTTGTGCACGATTTGTCCCAAAGCATTCGCCAGTAACCAACATAAACAATGGCCCACAAAAATATGTGGCGATTGCAAACGCAGGATTATCGAGGCAAACGAGCTGTACGACCTTTGCATGACCAGCGTTGAATGCTTGGCGGTGCTGTATCCGGATGAACAGTGTGCAACATCGACGGCAAATACTCCAAAGAACGACGTTGAGATGTTCAATGATTGGAACAAACAAATAGAGACTCAAATTTGTTGTCAAGGTTTTGATGACACGAAAGATACAAGAGACAAGTTTGATGGCAATCCGTGTTCAACTGTACAGCAAAACGACAGATTTGATGTTCAACTGCAACAAATCGAAGAGGAATCAAATCAATCTGATAGCATGATAGGCTCCATTGGTTCGCAAAGAGCTGTTGCAGTTACATCAATTGTTAAAATAAACTCCAACGACAATTCGACGTCATCTGATGAGTCAGACTATGGAATTGAAGCCCTGCCCTATACCAACGTTATTAGTCAGAAAAACCAATCGGCAAATGAGCATCTGTGTTCATTTTGTGAACCGTCAACATTTTTCGCATCTGCGCGAGACTTGAGCGACCATTTAAAATCCGTGCACAAAGATGAGGTCCACTGTTGTAATATCTGCGATATGTTGTTTTTGGACATAGAAAGCCTTGAAAAACATGATAGAATTCATGCAAGTGGGCTAAATTACTTTTGTAGCGTCTGCAAGCAAGGCTTCATAACAA
This genomic interval from Anopheles cruzii unplaced genomic scaffold, idAnoCruzAS_RS32_06 scaffold04601_ctg1, whole genome shotgun sequence contains the following:
- the LOC128277208 gene encoding protein suppressor of hairy wing-like — encoded protein: MESQYCRVCLTAVGVVCSVREPANKTLSLLDVLCTICPKAFASNQHKQWPTKICGDCKRRIIEANELYDLCMTSVECLAVLYPDEQCATSTANTPKNDVEMFNDWNKQIETQICCQGFDDTKDTRDKFDGNPCSTVQQNDRFDVQLQQIEEESNQSDSMIGSIGSQRAVAVTSIVKINSNDNSTSSDESDYGIEALPYTNVISQKNQSANEHLCSFCEPSTFFASARDLSDHLKSVHKDEVHCCNICDMLFLDIESLEKHDRIHASGLNYFCSVCKQGFITREALKNHLPTHTCSLLCSHCGKTFSDNTKRAAHIRYHHSNLSKSYACSFCPAKFKMKGSFEK